In Camelina sativa cultivar DH55 chromosome 17, Cs, whole genome shotgun sequence, the genomic stretch AAAGCTAGAAGCCGGGATGTGACCCGATGAAGCTGACCTAATGACTATTCCAAGCTGCAATGAAAGGAACAACCTTTCATTAATTAACAGAGACACTAACATCCCTAAAAGGTACATGTCAAACACTATTACTAGCTAGATTGGTGCTTTTTCACATTGGTTAATGTAGCCTTACCGGAGCTCCAACAATCCACGATTTCGCAGCTGCAACCACAGCTTTAGACCGACCTTTCATTCCTCTCCCTTCCTCCGCATATCCTCCCAAGAAATACGCACTCAGAAACCACCCTGCCACacaaagtttccatttttatttgaaacaaaGCTTCTGAAACGCAAAACTGATAAGAGTAGGTGATAAAGAACCAATACCAGCAATAAAAGGGTCAGCTGTGTGGAGAGTGTCAATGGAGAAAACAGGGAAACCATGGCTAAATCTCCCAATTGCAGAGAAGGTAAGCAAAGCCAATACATCTCCACCAGCAAGTAACGCCACACGTCTGAAGATAAAATTACACACAaattgaaataacaaaaaaaaaaaagcaaaccatTCCCAAAGTAAAGTAAGAGTTTTTATTACCCCCATTTGGTGAACTTCGAAGATGAAGTGGAAGATGATGGCTTATCGAATTGAATCACACCCTCTAAAGGAACATTCTCCTGACCCACGAAAACTGTTTCATCTCCTGAAGAAGGGATTTGAGAAGCTGAGGNNNNNNNNNNNNNNNNNNNNNNNNNNNNNNNNNNNNNNNNNNNNNNNNNNNNNNNNNNNNNNNNNNNNNNNNNNNNNNNNNNNNNNNNNNNNNNNNNNNNNNNNNNNNNNNNNNNNNNNNNNNNNNNNNNNNNNNNNNNNNNNNNNNNNNNNNNNNNNNNNNNNNNNNNNNNNNNNNNNNNNNNNNNNNNNNNNNNNNNNNNNNNNNNNNNNNNNNNNNNNNNNNNNNNNNNNNNNNNNNNNNNNNNNNNNNNNNNNNNNNNNNNNNNNNNNNNNNNNNNNNNNNNNNNNNNNNNNNNNNNNNNNNNNNNNNNNNNNNNNNNNNNNNNNNNNNNNNNNNNNNNNNNNNNNNNNNNNNNNNNNNNNNNNNNNNNNNNNNNNNNNNNNNNNNNNNNNNNNNNNNNNNNNNNNNNNNNNNNNNNNNNNNNNNNNNNNNNNNNNNNNNNNNNNNNNNNNNNNNNNNNNNNNNNNNNNNNNNNNNNNNNNNNNNNNNNNNNNNNNNNNNNNNNNNNNNNNNNNNNNNNNNNNNNNNNNNNNNNNNNNNNNNNNNNNNNNNNNNNNNNNNNNNNNNNNNNNNNNNNNNNNNNNNNNNNNNNNNNNNNNNNNNNNNNNNNNNNNNNNNNNNNNNNNNNNNNNNNNNNNNNNNNNNNNNNNNNNNNNNNNNNNNNNNNNNNNNNNNNNNNNNNNNNNNNNNNNNNNNNNNNNNNNNNNNNNNNNNNNNNNNNNNNNNNNNNNNNNNNNNNNNNNNNNNNNNNNNNNNNNNNNNNNNNNNNNNNNNNNNNNNNNNNNNNNNNNNNNNNNNNNNNNNNNNNNNNNNNNNNNNNNNNNNNNNNNNNNNNNNNNNNNNNNNNNNNNNNNNNNNNNNNNNNNNNNNNNNNNNNNNNNNNNNNNNNNNNNNNNNNNNNNNNNNNNNNNNNNNNNNNNNNNNNNNNNNNNNNNNNNNNNNNNNNNNNNNNNNNNNNNNNNNNNNNNNNNNNNNNNNNNNNNNNNNNNNNNNNNNNNNNNNNNNNNNNNNNNNNNNNNNNNNNNNNNNNNNNNNNNNNNNNNNNNNNNNNNNNNNNNNNNNNNNNNNNNNNNNNNNNNNNNNNNNNNNNNNNNNNNNNNNNNNNNNNNNNNNNNNNNNNNNNNNNNNNNNNNNNNNNNNNNNNNNNNNNNNNNNNNNNNNNNNNNNNNNNNNNNNNNNNNNNNNNNNNNNNNNNNNNNNNNNNNNNNNNNNNNNNNNNNNNNNNNNNNNNNNNNNNNNNNNNNNNNNNNNNNNNNNNNNNNNNNNNNNNNNNNNNNNNNNNNNNNNNNNNNNNNNNNNNNNNNNNNNNNNNNNNNNNNNNNNNNNNNNNNNNNNNNNNNNNNNNNNNNNNNNNNNNNNNNNNNNNNNNNNNNNNNNNNNNNNNNNNNNNNNNNNNNNNNNNNNNNNNNNNNNNNNNNNNNNNNNNNNNNNNNNNNNNNNNNNNNNNNNNNNNNNNNNNNNNNNNNNNNNNNNNNNNNNNNNNNNNNNNNNNNNNNNNNNNNNNNNNNNNNNNNNNNNNNNNNNNNNNNNNNNNNNNNNNNNNNNNNNNNNNNNNNNNNNNNNNNNNNNNNNNNNNNNNNNNNNNNNNNNNNNNNNNNNNNNNNNNNNNNNNNNNNNNNNNNNNNNNNNNNNNNNNNNNNNNNNNNNNNNNNNNNNNNNNNNNNNNNNNNNNNNNNNNNNNNNNNNNNNNNNNNNNNNNNNNNNNNNNNNNNNNNNNNNNNNNNNNNNNNNNNNNNNNNNNNNNNNNNNNNNNNNNNNNNNNNNNNNNNNNNNNNNNNNNNNNNNNNNNNNNNNNNNNNNNNNNNNNNNNNNNNNNNNNNNNNNNNNNNNNNNNNNNNNNNNNNNNNNNNNNNNNNNNNNNNNNNNNNNNNNNNNNNNNNNNNNNNNNNNNNNNNNNNNNNNNNNNNNNNNNNNNNNNNNNNNNNNNNNNNNNNNNNNNNNNNNNNNNNNNNNNNNNNNNNNNNNNNNNNNNNNNNNNNNNNNNNNNNNNNNNNNNNNNNNNNNNNNNNNNNNNNNNNNNNNNNNNNNNNNNNNNNNNNNNNNNNNNNNNNNNNNNNNNNNNNNNNNNNNNNNNNNNNNNNNNNNNNNNNNNNNNNNNNNNNNNNNNNNNNNNNNNNNNNNNNNNNNNNNNNNNNNNNNNNNNNNNNNNNNNNNNNNNNNNNNNNNNNNNNNNNNNNNNNNNNNNNNNNNNNNNNNNNNNNNNNNNNNNNNNNNNNNNNNNNNNNNNNNNNNNNNNNNNNNNNNNNNNNNNNNNNNNNNNNNNNNNNNNNNNNNNNNNNNNNNNNNNNNNNNNNNNNNNNNNNNNNNNNNNNNNNNNNNNNNNNNNNNNNNNNNNNNNNNNNNNNNNNNNNNNNNNNNNNNNNNNNNNNNNNNNNNNNNNNNNNNNNNNNNNNNNNNNNNNNNNNNNNNNNNNNNNNNNNNNNNNNNNNNNNNNNNNNNNNNNNNNNNNNNNNNNNNNNNNNNNNNNNNNNNNNNNNNNNNNNNNNNNNNNNNNNNNNNNNNNNNNNNNNNNNNNNNNNNNNNNNNNNNNNNNNNNNNNNNNNNNNNNNNNNNNNNNNNNNNNNNNNNNNNNNNNNNNNNNNNNNNNNNNNNNNNNNNNNNNNNNNNNNNNNNNNNNNNNNNNNNNNNNNNNNNNNNNNNNNNNNNNNNNNNNNNNNNNNNNNNNNNNNNNNNNNNNNNNNNNNNNNNNNNNNNNNNNNNNNNNNNNNNNNNNNNNNNNNNNNNNNNNNNNNNNNNNNNNNNNNNNNNNNNNNNNNNNNNNNNNNNNNNNNNNNNNNNNNNNNNNNNNNNNNNNNNNNNNNNNNNNNNNNNNNNNNNNNNNNNNNNNNNNNNNNNNNNNNNNNNNNNNNNNNNNNNNNNNNNNNNNNNNNNNNNNNNNNNNNNNNNNNNNNNNNNNNNNNNNNNNNNNNNNNNNNNNNNNNNNNNNNNNNNNNNNNNNNNNNNNNNNNNNNNNNNNNNNNNNNNNNNNNNNNNNNNNNNNNNNNNNNNNNNNNNNNNNNNNNNNNNNNNNNNNNNNNNNNNNNNNNNNNNNNNNNNNNNNNNNNNNNNNNNNNNNNNNNNNNNNNNNNNNNNNNNNNNNNNNNNNNNNNNNNNNNNNNNNNNNNNNNNNNNNNNNNNNNNNNNNNNNNNNNNNNNNNNNNNNNNNNNNNNNNNNNNNNNNNNNNNNNNNNNNNNNNNNNNNNNNNNNNNNNNNNNNNNNNNNNNNNNNNNNNNNNNNNNNNNNNNNNNNNNNNNNNNNNNNNNNNNNNNNNNNNNNNNNNNNNNNNNNNNNNNNNNNNNNNNNNNNNNNNNNNNNNNNNNNNNNNNNNNNNNNNNNNNNNNNNNNNNNNNNNNNNNNNNNNNNNNNNNNNNNNNNNNNNNNNNNNNNNNNNNNNNNNNNNNNNNNNNNNNNNNNNNNNNNNNNNNNNNNNNNNNNNNNNNNNNNNNNNNNNNNNNNNNNNNNNNNNNNNNNNNNNNNNNNNNNNNNNNNNNNNNNNNNNNNNNNNNNNNNNNNNNNNNNNNNNNNNNNNNNNNNNNNNNNNNNNNNNNNNNNNNNNNNNNNNNAAAGTAAAGTAAGAGTTTTTATTACCCCCATTTGGTGAACTTCGAAGATGAAGTGGAAGATGATGGCTTATCGAATTGAATCACACCCTCTAAAGGAACATTCTCCTGACCCACGAAAACTGTTTCATCTCCTGAAGAAGGGATTTGAGAAGCTgaggtagtagtagtagtgggTTTGGACTTGACGCTTCCGTCGGGGTTAGAGAGAGCGAGGACGACGCGTTTTCGCCGGCGAGTGTTGGGAGCGGGGACGAGCCATGAAtcggaagaagagaaagcagaaGGATTGGATTTGGTGATGAATCTGACGGCAGAGACAGGTCCGGCGGGAGTGCGAAGAACTaacattctcttcttctatctATGCCTTTGTTGGAAGCCAATCGTCCGACaaccatatatatttatctcttcacttttcttttcaatgaaacaatttttttaaaaaaattaatatttaaaaaaattcacaaaaatataCCAACTATTTATTTTGCTTTCAtgattatttacttatttatgcagaaaatacataaaattatttttttactagttttttagtttttaatactaaaatctagaacttattatattatactcagttttataatatttatggtACATTATGAGCAAATTATAAAGTCTTTGtctttctcattttctcaagtttttgaaaattagagtcagttcataatttattttgaaaatcagtaataattatatatttaattttaccaTTTTTGATAAATTGATGCTTTTCTACATTTTTCCCTATAATATTGTGGTGTTACTTGTTCCTGGtgagtttttaaataatagtcTAAAGTCTTTTTTGCAAGTTTTGTAGATCAAAGGATATATTTGCAAAACATTGAAAGATTGAGGGTTTATTTAGCAATTTAACCGTTTTTTAATCACaggcaacaaaacaaaatcgagtactctctctctctctctctctctcttccgaTCTCTGAGCTCCGGGATGAAGAAATGGTTGGTGATCGCAGCCACGGTGGCGATAATTGCAATAGTCGTGAGACAAGGCACGACTCGATACGGATGGAACAAAGAAGCGGCGTTAGAAACGCTGAAGGAATGGTCAGATCGGCTCGGGATTTGGGCGATTCCGACGTATGTAGCGGTTCACACCGTAACCTTAGCTCTATGCCTCCCTCACGCCGTCTTCTTTGAAGCTGGTGCTTCCATGCTCTTTGGATTCCTCCCTGCTCTTCTCTGTGTTTTCTCTGCCAAAGTTCTCGccgcttccttctccttctGGATCGGCAGGtctcattcttctcctctcCTCTGCGTTTTTTTAATCCATTTCTGTGTATGTGATTCAAATTGAGCTTCTCGACCGTTTATGTGTGTCTAACTGTCTATAGTGTATGAATTTGTTCTGATTGATTAGGATTCAGATCAACTCATAGAAAACTATATGCTTCAATTCATAGCTAGCTAACACACTCTGCTTGCTTTTGGAGATGGTTTAGATTTTCCTGTGTAGGTGTTCACCATCGTTGAAACCTTATACATAAAACTTTTCTTGAAATCCATGTCTTCAGATTCTATAATGTGTGTGTGGATGTGATGGTGATTCTCTATTTGACAATTAACATATGGTGGAGAATGGAACTAGGATGTTAGCTTTCATAGTTATCTCTTGGAAGATGAACACTTGCCATTTtctcatatgtttttttgtattgtcaGGTTTGTTTTTAAGAGTTCAACGAGAGCAACTGGGTGGGCTAAGGGAAACAAATACTTTAATATACTCTCGAGAGGAGTTGAGCGGGATGGTTGGAAGTTTGTTCTTCTTGCGAGGTTCTCGCCTATTCCTTCTTATGTCATAAACTACGCTTTGGCAGCCACTGAAGTCCGGTTTGTAGCTGATTTCCTGTTCCCCACAGTTATTGGCTGCCTCCCGATGATTTTGCAGAACGCTTCAGTCGGTAGCCTTGCTGGTATGGCTGTGGCTTCTGTAGCTGGAAAACAGAAAAGTCAGGTTTGGGGTTATGTTTTTCCAGTACTTGGGATCCTGTCAAGTGTTTTAATTTCATTGAGGATCAAAAAGTACTCAGCTGGAATTACAGAGGCATCGTCAGATACTTCTCCCTCTACACAGTCTGCTAACAGTTCTAGTTTAGCTTCATCTGAAACCTCGAATCCCACTTATGGAACCGATGGATCCAAGAAAAAGTGAGTGATGATGATACAAACCATGATGGTGGTTTTCTGATTGCTGGCAATACGTTTGTTTGGTTTGTAGCTATCAGATTCTCAACATCATGGCTTATTTTGGACGAGTAGACACAACCTGACAAGTTATACAAGTGTTAGTTTTTGTGGTTCTTTCTTTACGTTAGAATCTTTGAACAAAACAGTGTTATTTTCTATACCAGACACACAACTGTGTCGCTTTTAAAAAGACTGTAACATCGGTTCctaacttttataaaattttcatttaatgtttagtTTTTTGAAGCAGTTTCTATGGTTAGTAACCAAATAGAGGATCCATTCTGAAGAAATGTGACTATTTATATTCGTTTTGCACAGCTGCTTGAACCTATGAAACACTTGGGTCAAAACATAACTAACTATTATTCTGTAGCATTGCTCTGGTCTTGATTCGTAACCAAGAGACTCAGATGCAGAGAGTGGATAACTTAATGTCggattttttgtaaataataaatgaaCAGAAAATCTTTATTTGGTATAGAGTTGTTTCTCAGTGTAGCAGTTCACTTATCATTTTCAATGTTCAACTCTCATAGAATGATAGAACACACAAGGGGGTTAGATAGTGCAGATGCTTATGGTTGAAAGACTTACCTAACAGTGGTACAAGGCGTTTTTGTTGGGATCACATGTGAAAGTTAGGCACATGGATTAGTTCTTGGAGTTGGTAGTAGACctcaaaaaaagacaaagaggaGGTATACTAAGGATAAGTTGACCATGTCTCTCTCCTTAACTTACATTCTAAATTATAGGATTTGGTAAACTGGGAGCAGTTAGCTTTTGGAATCTCTTCAAGTATAAAACCCCCACCACTCTACTATTATCTCAAATCAAAAACTCTCAAGTTACAAAAATGGCTATCTCAATGCTTACTCCTGGTCTTGTTCTCTTTGCCATGTTCTCCTTTGATATTGTTGTTGCTCATTCAGGTCTAGGATTTGGATGGAGAAGTAATCGCCCCATTGGAGGAACTTTTTCCTCAAGTCTTTACCCACAATTTTACCAATTCTCTTGCCCACAAGCTGATGAGATTATCATGACTGTACTTGAAAAAGCCATAGCTAAAGAGCCAAGAATGGCAGCATCTTTACTCAGGCTTCACTTCCACGATTGCTTCGTCCAGGTAAAAGTCATGATGAcctatttttgttttccctttatGTGTTTTATAAGCTTAACAGTTAAACACTTTGTGTGTAAACAGGGATGTGATGCATCAATCTTGTTGGATGATAGTGCTACCATAAGAAGTGAAAAGAATGCGGGACCAAACAAGAACTCCATTAGAGGGTTTCAAGTCATCGATGAGATCAAAGCCAAACTAGAGCAAGTTTGCCCTCAAGTCGTCTCTTGTGCCGACATTCTAGCTCTTGCTGCTCGTGGCTCAACTGTACTGGTAAAATAAAGAGACCCTCAAGAGAACCTATTGGTGCACTTACGAGTTATATAGCTTTAGTTTTCTGATTTCTTTTGGTTCAATACAGAGCGGTGGACCATCATGGGAGCTTCCATTAGGGAGAAGAGACTCGAGGACAGCGAGCCTCAATGGCGCAAACACGAACATTCCTGCACCTAACTCCACTATTCAGAACCTCTTAACAATGTTCCAACGCAAAGGTTTGAACGAAGAAGACCTTGTTTCCCTATCAGGTGAGCTTAATAACATGtattattcttcttttgttataataacatttttgcACTGAATAAAAACCGAACAGAACTGTGAAACTGAATGAACCAAAAATCTTACAGGAGCGCATACGATTGGAGTAGCGAGATGCACAACGTTCAAACAAAGGCTATACAATCAAAACGGTAATAACCAACCAGACGAGACACTAGAGAGGTCTTACTACTATGGTCTAAGATCGATTTGTCCACCAACAGGAGGGGACAGCAACATTTCACCTCTAGACTTAGCCTCTCCTGCTAGATTCGACAACACATACTTCAAGCTCCTCCTATGGGGAAAAGGCTTATTGACATCAGATGAAGTGCTTCTCACTGGCAACGTAGGCAAGACTGCTGCATTAGTGAAAGCTTACGCAGAAGACGAGAGCCTTTTCTTTCAACAATTCGCAAGGTCGATGGTAAACATGGGGAACATTCAACCTCTTACTGGTTTTAATGGTGAGATCAGAAAGAGTTGTCATgtgattaattaaaaacaaaagaaaaaactttgttttcagcatattattgtattaatgGCGGTCGAGGAAGAAATAAGTCGTCGTGTGATGTTTTTTCAATATGTTAGTGATCTAGTTAAACAACTTTATGAATGAAAATGTACCGTTCGTTGTTTAAAGGAGTGAACCCattaaaaatttggtgaaaTTTAGAACTCATTAAAAATCTCCCCTAGTGATCTAGTTAAACAGCTTTCCTTCGTAGCTTGTCAAATTTAGAGAGCTGGCGCTCGCTATATTCTCAGGAACCGCAAAACCGGATCACTTTTTTGGGGATTAACCAATGCAAAAACCCGTAAAAAGATGTTGGTAGAGTTCCAACAGGCAACAACTCAATATGTCTTCCGCGGTAGTTCCAAATTGTTCAATCCTTTCCATGCAAAAAAATCCGAATCAAAAACTTTACAGACGAAAATGGTATTGAGGATGTACCTCTTATCCTCACTGTGAGGTAAGTACGAGAGCCGGATGATCTTATACCGGAAAGGGTTAGACCCAATAACCATTAAACCGAGGGCTACCGACCTACCGTTAAATAGCGGGTTTTTGGTTTCGTTAAAAGATAAGGTAGGTACTCTGTCGTTGTTACTTGTTGGTTTGCAGATGATGTTGTACTCTGGACCTCTGGTTATCTTCCTCTAACCGGACGATCattaacacaaatcaaaatcccATGACTTGCGTTACAAGCTTCAATCTTTACCCTTCCCCGGGGTAAAACATCGAGCGGACTTCAGTCCTTCCTTCAGGTTTGTTTCCAAGAGCCGCTTTGACAAAAGGGGAGTGTAGAGTTAGTCCTCAAGAGTACTCGAGTAACCGGAAATGGAATTGGTTATTTGGAGATTG encodes the following:
- the LOC104757974 gene encoding uncharacterized protein LOC104757974; this translates as MKKWLVIAATVAIIAIVVRQGTTRYGWNKEAALETLKEWSDRLGIWAIPTYVAVHTVTLALCLPHAVFFEAGASMLFGFLPALLCVFSAKVLAASFSFWIGRFVFKSSTRATGWAKGNKYFNILSRGVERDGWKFVLLARFSPIPSYVINYALAATEVRFVADFLFPTVIGCLPMILQNASVGSLAGMAVASVAGKQKSQVWGYVFPVLGILSSVLISLRIKKYSAGITEASSDTSPSTQSANSSSLASSETSNPTYGTDGSKKK
- the LOC104757973 gene encoding uncharacterized protein LOC104757973 isoform X1; amino-acid sequence: MLVLRTPAGPVSAVRFITKSNPSAFSSSDSWLVPAPNTRRRKRVVLALSNPDGSVKSKPTTTTTSASQIPSSGDETVFVGQENVPLEGVIQFDKPSSSTSSSKFTKWGRVALLAGGDVLALLTFSAIGRFSHGFPVFSIDTLHTADPFIAGWFLSAYFLGGYAEEGRGMKGRSKAVVAAAKSWIVGAPLGIVIRSASSGHIPASSFLLVTMGSTAVLLIGWRALLFSVLPTESKKKDDTYRKGSAFELFELLTSLIRRW
- the LOC104757973 gene encoding uncharacterized protein LOC104757973 isoform X2, with product MLVLRTPAGPVSAVRFITKSNPSAFSSSDSWLVPAPNTRRRKRVVLALSNPDGSVKSKPTTTTTSASQIPSSGDETVFVGQENVPLEGVIQFDKPSSSTSSSKFTKWGRVALLAGGDVLALLTFSAIGRFSHGFPVFSIDTLHTADPFIAGWFLSAYFLGGYAEEGRGMKGRSKAVVAAAKSWIVGAPLGIVIRSASSGHIPASSFLLVTMGSTAVLLIGWRALLFSVLPTESKKKDDTYRKGSAFELFELLTSLIRRW
- the LOC104757975 gene encoding peroxidase 9-like; the encoded protein is MAISMLTPGLVLFAMFSFDIVVAHSGLGFGWRSNRPIGGTFSSSLYPQFYQFSCPQADEIIMTVLEKAIAKEPRMAASLLRLHFHDCFVQGCDASILLDDSATIRSEKNAGPNKNSIRGFQVIDEIKAKLEQVCPQVVSCADILALAARGSTVLSGGPSWELPLGRRDSRTASLNGANTNIPAPNSTIQNLLTMFQRKGLNEEDLVSLSGAHTIGVARCTTFKQRLYNQNGNNQPDETLERSYYYGLRSICPPTGGDSNISPLDLASPARFDNTYFKLLLWGKGLLTSDEVLLTGNVGKTAALVKAYAEDESLFFQQFARSMVNMGNIQPLTGFNGEIRKSCHVIN